From Antechinus flavipes isolate AdamAnt ecotype Samford, QLD, Australia chromosome 1, AdamAnt_v2, whole genome shotgun sequence:
ATGTGCAGATCCCTAACACTCCAGGGCAAATACATGACTATATATAATGGGAGCCTATAGAAATGCCCAGTAGGTCCCATGATGGAGTGAAATGTCTGGACATTCGCATGGATATTCCTATAGGTAGGTGTTTCTCTCTAAGACCTTCCCCTGTTAGAATGTCAGCTTCTTGGAGAATATGTGGTAAGCAGCAGGCCAGAGGGATAGGGGAGAGGCAGCCCCTACCCCAAAGCCCAAATAATAGGAATAACAGGAGAAAATTTAGACACAccaatatatatttctctatatctgTGTGCACTCTCTCTGTGTCCCCACAGCATTATAGGGAGGGGGATTAGTGAGGAAAAGGGTAGTTAAGCCCTTCTCTAAGGGCCTTCTTTAAGATAATTTCCAGAAAGCCCGTCTTTTGGGGCTTAATCCATAGGCCCATGTAAAGCTATCCCTCAGAATTCCAGGGTTTCTTCTCATACTTATCCTTTCTGTTCTTctgttctttcattctctttccaaaTGCTTCATCTTTGCTGGATAGCCAATATGGAATATGAGAAACagttggaatcaggaaagacctggattcaaatcctatttcagatacATGCTGTGTAATTACAAGCAAATGGCTTGAACTTTTTGGGCCAAAGTTGTTTATGTAAaattgacagagagagagagggagggagggaaagaaggaaggaaggaggagagggggagagagaaaagggggggagtaatggaaggaggagaggaggaagggagggaaagatagaaaagagagagggggagagagagagagagagagagagagagagagatagagatgaaaggagggaggaagaagagaggaagaaaggaaggaaggagggagagagaaagagagcacaTTACAAAGCTTAAAaagctatagaaatgtgagctgtGAATttactctttccccttcctcaaaGGATCCTGCATAGTCAGAACTGAAGGATTTTTAGAAGTCTATTCCAGAACTCTTATTTAGCAGATAGAGATATTGAAGCCCACAGAGGGATTTGTCTAATGTCACAGAAAAACAGTGACAATGCCAAGAATAGAACCCAGGCTTCTTGACTCCCAAACTAATGATCTTTTCAAAACTTAATTAATTTTGTAGTCAGAGACAgctgatggcacagtggatagagcactggtcttggagttaggaaatcAACTCTGACCTTAGATACCTACTAGTTGTGCAGATCAACTTTcctattcctcagtttccttaactctaAAATAGGATAATGTAGCATGttcctcccagggctgttgtgaagatccaataagatgacatttgtaaaagtgccggcacatagtaagtgctatttaAACACTTATTCCTTCTATCTTAAATAAGCATTGTTTCCCCCTCATCCATCCCATCTCCTTaaactgaagagaagaaaaaaaaggaaaaagaaaacccttgtcatatgcatagtcaagcagaacaaatttcCACATGGGTCATGTCCAAACTGTATacctcattctgcatcttgagtccatCATCAAGGGTAGCATGTTTCCTCACTGGTTCTCTGAAAATATGATTGGGTCATTGCATTGATTATTTAAAGCTGCCAAATCAGTGTTCTTTCTGGGACATTGAAATGCCTCCttcatcttcctccctcctttcccatccAATtgtattgaatttcatttttgttctcatttcCACAATGAGAACTGAGACTGAGGCAAGCAGGCTAGCCACGTATCCAGTTTCCCACTGAGCCAATTAGCTCAGGACTGTCCTGTGGAGAAGGTACAGGCCCTAGACCCAGCATAGAAGAGGCATTGAGGTGATTTCTAATAGGACTTGGTCATCTGAGCTCAGTCTTACAGCAAGGGCTACTCACATTTCTCTTTTTGGTTGCCAGGGCTTCTTCCTTGAGACCTAGAACTGTTCTGAAGTTGATTTTGAACATTTGGAAAGCATTTCTTTTGAAAAGCATATTCATAACATTGTCTTAGTCCATTTTCCCAATACCCCTGTGAGGAAGTCAGGACAggtatagttttatatattaaaaaaaaaaataccctgatATGGCAGATAGTGTTGGGTTCtgtttctgacatttactaacttTGTAACACCGTGCAAGGCACTTAATCTGTCTgaatctcagtttactcatcagttcaatggataaaataatacttgtagtacctatctcacaaggttttgaggctcaaatgaaataatacatgctAAGGGTTTTGTATTAACATAGTTGTTAGCTGCCAAAGGCTATGGGTTTCTCTGAAgggaaatatatgtgtgtgtgttcagggATGGGGGCGACAGGGAGTCATGGATACCATAAACCCTATATGGTATGCTTGGATTCTTAGCCTTACGGGCATGAGAGGAACAAGGGATCATATGAAGATGATGTGATGGATGACAAAAGTATAGATGAGCATATATATGATAGAGGTTGGGCATGTGGTTAGTGATGAGAGGAGAATAAAAGGTGTGGAGGGAAATTAGGGAATAAATGGGAAGGGGCCAGAGGGGCAGTCCTTGGGGCCTTCCATTCACAAATAGGGCATCCTTCCTTGCAGACCCCATCCTttattggaagaagagaagatcGGCAGGTTGACAGTAACCGGGCTAACTGAATTACCAGAGCCAGTCATGCAGCCCCTGTCTGTGAACTCCTTCCAAGAGGAGGAAGAAGCCCCTCCCCTGATGGAGAATGAGTTGCATCAAGTTCGTGACCCTGAGGAAGACTTATTATGTATTGCCAAGACATTCACTTACCTGCGGGAATCCGGTGAGTGTCCCCTTCGTAGAGATATGAATGTCAGGCACTCATTTACTGAGAGCTCAGTCAGGGAAGAGGTTTTCCTGGAACTAGAGATGTAGACAGAGAGGAGGAGaatgaaatagttcctgtctAGGGAGACTCCTGTGAGGTATTGAAACTTTCCTCCCCTCAGGGATCTCCAAGGCACCAGCAGGTGATGTGTTCCCAGGCTCCAGTGGTCTTTGGGGAAAGAGAATATCCAGGGAGGAGTCCTTTGTCTTTCCATATATTGCACTAGAAATATCCAAAATATTCCAAATGTCTCTGCTCTGGGAATGATCACAGGCTGTTGTAgtaaaaacactttgtaaatttaAAAGGACATGTGAGCTCTTAACAATGACCACAATgccccctttttcccttccttgtgAAGTGAGACTGGAATCTGCTGCTTCCTTGGGTGGGTGGGTGATGAAACCAGCAGCACTTAAAATTAACAGTAACACGGGCTCCCTCTGTTCTCGGCCATCAGGTTGGTACTGGGGATCTCTCACAGCCGGGGAAGCCAAACAGCACCTTCAGAAGATGCCCGAGGGCACCTTCCTGGTACGGGACAGCACCCACCCCAGCTATCTGTTCACACTCTCCGTCAAGACCAACCGGGGTCCCACCAACGTTCGCATAGAGTATGCCGACAGCAAATTCCGGCTGGACTCGAACTGTCTGTCCAAGCCGCGGATTTTGGCCTTCCCGGATGTGGTCAGCCTCATCCAGCATTATGTCACCTCCTGCACGGCTGATGGCAAGAACGATACCCCGTACCCatcccctgcctccctcctgcCCAGCCACAAGGACATGGTTCCCAGCACAGCCGCCATGGCAGCTGTCCACCTGAAACTCATTCAGCCCTTTGTGCGAAAGAACAGTGCCCCGAGCCTGCAGCACCTGTGTCGGCTCACCATCAACAAGCTCACTGCTGAGGTTGACCAGCTGCCTCTGCCTAAGCGGATAGGGGACTATCTCAGGCAgtatcctttccagctctgagacAGAGCCTGCGGCCCAGTTCTCTTGGCAGACCCGGGAAGAACAGGAAGCGACCTCCTCATTTGTCCTTCTACAGAAACTATCTCACAAGACACAGACCTCACAAATCCAACAGGTGTGGATTATGGTAACTACCTTTTGGGGATTGGGAGtgccccttccctttcctcctcccctactTCCTACCCATCCTTGTGGGGAGCAAGGTGCTTGGTCTGTGTCTACAGACCTGGGGACCCGAGAGCAGGAAGAAAGCCTGAAGTTCCTGGGGGCCAGACCAGGGCCATGGGACTGGGCTCCTGCTTCTGGTTTCCTGACCATAATGGGGAGATCTCGAGGGTATCATCACCCTCTCCTGCTGTGCCAGGATGTGGGACCATCCCAAAGCCGGACTGGGGTACCCCTCTGACTCCGTCATCTACGTGCCAACTACCTGAACCATGGGGCCTTGGCTGCTTCTCTGCGCTGGGCAACAGGCCAGAATGGAGAGCCTTACCACCTAGGCCCGGCCTTCTCCGGAGGCAGGCAGTCAAGCCTGCTTGCCACTCACCCCGTCGCCAGCCCCACCCCCAGCGAACACTACCTGACTGGTCGAGCTTGCCAATGA
This genomic window contains:
- the CISH gene encoding cytokine-inducible SH2-containing protein, which codes for MIFCIHGPHPLLEEEKIGRLTVTGLTELPEPVMQPLSVNSFQEEEEAPPLMENELHQVRDPEEDLLCIAKTFTYLRESGWYWGSLTAGEAKQHLQKMPEGTFLVRDSTHPSYLFTLSVKTNRGPTNVRIEYADSKFRLDSNCLSKPRILAFPDVVSLIQHYVTSCTADGKNDTPYPSPASLLPSHKDMVPSTAAMAAVHLKLIQPFVRKNSAPSLQHLCRLTINKLTAEVDQLPLPKRIGDYLRQYPFQL